The Anoplopoma fimbria isolate UVic2021 breed Golden Eagle Sablefish chromosome 9, Afim_UVic_2022, whole genome shotgun sequence genome contains the following window.
TTGATCACCATTTTTAGGTGACAGCGTGGGCGTGTGACGTTACCAATACATTTATCATTGCACTGAGTACTTTTATGTGCTTTTTACAAATGCTGCTGGTGGGGATCATGTGAGGTTTACAGAAGGTGTAAAGCCCTAGTGGTCTGAATAAAAACTCAAAGCGGTGGCCATGGAAACGCTCTACTGTACCTCCAGCAAGAGAAGCAAACAACCTTCACAAAGTgcagcacacacagaaaaaaaaaacatccatcttATTTACTTCTACTGCAAGGTGTCTTTGTGATTAACACCGAGCTATTAAACTGTATATGGTGACCACAAACATTATATGATGCAACTTTGTAActgttattcattcatttcatataGTTTGAGGTGCATCCTAGTTGTCATGTCTTGGTGCTACAAAGCTTCACTTTATAACACTTCTCCCTCATGACTTTGCCCTTTACAGAGGCTTAACAAAATCAAGATGGAGCTGAAAGTCCACATGAGCTGAAAGTCCACTTGTTTGCAGACATTAAACGCCCACTGAGTTACAGAACTAACTGAGAGGTCATTTATAGAGTAGTTAAGGATCGGAAGGTAACTTCTGGTTCAGAACTGGAAACCTCGGCTGTAATCTGATTGCTCAGGATGTGTGGGATTCGAGCTGTGGACTTCTGGCTATCCTGACTGCAGGTTAACACgcaaacacattcacaaacacatacacatttgcacacagGAAGATAAAAAGAAGAGTGGGCGAGAGAAGGAGTTGCTAATCTAATTTCAATAAAGGTTATGCAATAGTCATGGCTACAATAATAATCAAGTCAAATCTGACACAcaatgtcacaaacacacacacacagatagatagatagatagatagatagatagatagatagatagatagatagatagatagatagatagatagatagatggatggatggatggatggatggatggatggatggatggatggatagatggatagatagatagatagatagatagatagatagatagatagatagatagatagatagatagatagatagatagatagatagatagatagatagatagatagatgcaCAGCTTCTTGGGTAAATAAGCAAGCcattatgataataaaaatattataatttgaaAACATCATCTCAAGTGCATTGAATTAAATAATGATACTGCATTACATTATGTACATGACTATGAACATCAGtcctttatttctctgtaaCACTTCGTCTCGTACTGTAATTGTCTCTCATTGAATCTGACATTTCTCCAGCGCTTTGCCCGTCTTTCTTGCAGTATGTGGCCCAATAACCTGTCGGAGATCCGTGCTAAAACTCGGCCGACGGGCCAGTGGGTGCAGGGCACCGCAGGCTTCATCTCGCCCCCCCGGGGTGTGACTGCCCGTCCCCGACACCCGGCCTGTCCGCATCGCCTGGTATGAACGGAGGGAGAGTTTGCGGTGCAGAGACGGGCCAGTTTCAGTCGGAAGCCCGCCTAGCGTCGCCAAGGTTTCGAAGACTTTCTCCAAGTTCGTGCTTTCCTTTGCAGATGTTTCAAAATAGGCGCAGTCATCACCGAGGACTTCAAGAACCTCTGCCTTAGATATTCCCCTATCAGACTTCGGGATATCCATCTTGTTGGCGCAGACCACCAGAGGAACAGAGGATTTGGTGAGCTTGGATTTAGCTGCAAGTATCTCAGATCTCAGGGCGCAGACCTCGTCGAAAGAGCTCCGGTCATCCAGACTGAATACTAGGAGGAAAATGTCTCCtgcaaagaagaaagaaaatgaattattttcctCTGATAGTTGACATTTGTATGCATGCATTGTATCCGAGAGAGAATAGCATTTACGCACACATCAATATCTTTTCTGCAACAATTCATCTGTtttgaaaaaattgaaataactGACAAGCAATTGTAAGTTTCTGCagactttaataataataataataataataataataataataataataataataactttatttatatagcaccttttaaaaacaaggtttacaaagtgcttcgacagacaagacagcaaaacagtgcaatagaagaaacattaagaaacattgtgcacagattgtaaagccctctgaggcaaatttgtaatttgtgattctgggctatacaaaataaactgaattgaattgaattgaattaagaACAGTCGTTGGGATAAAACTAAActcagaaacaaaaatgaaataacaagtgacaatcaaataaaccaacaaaataaatgaaatataaactaGTAAACGAATACAAGagaaaatactaaaaccaattcaaacaaaaacattaaaacgacgacatcacataaaacttatcctattcgtagtagtttgtagcacttattgtattcgtattagtctgttgcaattattgttttcgtagtaatttgcctctgcactatacttttgctctggtttatgctttaagatgcttgtttaagaaaggacttattgtattcatattagttagttgcacttattgtattcatattagttagttgcacttattgtattcatattagtttgttgcacttattgtattcacttattgtattcatattttgttgcacttattgtattcatattagttagttgcacttattgtattcatattagtttgttgcacttattgtattcatattagtttgttgcacttattgtattcgtattagtttgttgcacttattgtattcattagTTAGTTTagtattcatattttgttgcacttattgtattcatattagttagttgcacttattgtattcgtattagttagttgcacttattgtattcatattagttagttgcacttattgcattcatattagtgtgtttctgtacttttgctctggtttatgctttaagatgcttgtttaagaaaggagatgcacttatgacttctggtgactagtagttctctatgttgaatacacttattgtaagtctctttggataaaaacatctgctaaatgactgtaatgtaatgtaataaaagccattctgtaaacaTGTGTCTTAAGAAGTGATGTACAGAGATGACTGACTGACCGGTGAGGATAGACAGCCGCCTCTTGGCTGGGAAAGCCCGCTCCCTGGACGCGTCCAGGACGTCGATTTGGTAAGTCTCTCCTCGGATACGAAACAGCTTCCTGAGGAAATCCTCCGAGGTGGGACTGTAATCCTCCACAAACCCGTCCCTAAAGTATCTCCTCAGGATGGAGGTCTTCCCGACCCGCGGAGCACCGAGGACCACGATGCGTTTACAGTTCTGAGGCTTGGTCTTTGCTTGCTCCTCCCCGATGTGTTGCTGTCTGATTTGTCCGTGGAGAACCAGAGCTGCCAGATGATCAAGTGTGGATTTCTTGCAGGGATGGCTGCTGTTGGCTGTGGACAGTGGCCTCACACCTGAACGGGTCTTCTTGTCCTGTTTCCACTGAGACGAGGCCACTTTAAGGATCCCCAATCCCGTTTTGATTCCCAATGAAGTCAGATGCTGAGATGCGTTTTTGTAAGACAGCAAGACTGTGGAGGAGCCGGTGCAAGGCCCATCAGTGGTGGAGCAGCTGACGGGGATGGAGGTGGTCTGGGTGGAGATGATGCTGCTGCCTCTCTCCATCGTTGGTCCTTGGCTCCACGCAACAAAGTGGGCAGAATCTGCAATCTGACCTTTCATAAGCTTGTCTCCGGCCGGGAGGCTGATGTAGTCGTCTTTATATAGACCATCCTCCACCCAGTGACTCATCCGCGTCATGATGATTGACAGAGAGAGTCGACGTGTTCCTCTGGAGAAGGCTGTGTGTTGGCAAGACACAAGGTGGGCTATACTACTGATCATACCGCATACAGGCTATAggcatttacattacattacattacattacattacagtcatttagcagatgtttttatccaaagagacttacaataagtgtattcaacataggtattcaagagaactactagtcaccagaagtcataagtgcatctcctttcttaaacaagcatctaaaagcataaaccagagcaaaaaaagcaaacagaaacaaactaatacgaatacaataagtgcaactaactaatatgaatacaataagtgcaacaaactaacacgaatacaataagtgcaactaactaatacgaatgcaataagtgcaacaaactaatatgaatacaataagtgcaacaaactaatatgaatacaataagtgcaacaaactaatatgaatacaataagtgcaacaaactaatacgaatacaataagtgcaacaaactaatatgaatgaatacaataagtgcaactaaTATGAAactaatgcaacaaactaatatgaatacaacaatatgaatacaataagtgcaataagtaacaaactaatacgaatacaataagtgcagaaaagaactaatatgaatataataagtgcaacaaactaatacgaatacaataagtgcaacaaactaatatgaatacaataagtgcaacaaactaatacgaatacaataagtgcaacaaactaatatgaatacaataatacgaatacaataagtgcaacaaactaatatgaaacTAAGTGCAAcaaacgaatacaataagtgcaactaactaatatgaatacaataagtgcaacaaactaatacgaatacaataagtgcaacaaactaatatgaatacaataacaaaacaataagtgcaacaaactaatatgaatacaataagtgcaacaaactaatacgaatacaataagtgcaactaaactaatatgaatacaataagtgcaacaaactaataggaatacaataagtgctaagtggaaggctcagggtagtgcttcttggtAGGCCTATATTATTTACCTGTGGCATATTTCTGAAACACCTTGATAACTTGAAGTGTGCGTCAAATATGATTCTATATGCAATGTCcttaattattgtcattattatctTAAAACTATTATTGCTGCTACAGAAAGCTATTGCTTAAAGTACATGAATAGGCCTATGTTGTACTCGCACATTTAGcctaaaagaaaatgtaaactcAATTATGTTGGGTAGTTAGTGTTATTGAggacataaatatatttataagcTATATTTTTCCCTTGCTCCTGttctttgtcttgtcttttgTTCATACAGTAGTAGGCCTATGCGCGTGTGCTTTTTATAGattgtttccattttttggatttgtaaattgttttagtttttcaattgcttatgaaagaaagaaagaagttaataaagaaagaagttaataaagaaagaaagaagttaataaagaaagaagaaagaaagaagtcaataaagaaagaaaagttaataaagaaagaaataagttaagaaagagagaaagaagtcaataaagaaagaagtaaagaagttgataaagaaagaagtaaataaagaagttaataaagaaagaaagaagttaataaagaaagaagtaaagaagttaataaagaaagaaagaaagaagtaaataaagaaagaagttaagaaagaaataaagaaagaaagaagtcaataaagaaagaaagaagttaaTAAAGAAGTtaataaagaagtaaagaagttaataaagaagtaaagaagttaataaagaagtaaagaagttaataaagaagtaaagaagttaataaagaagtaaagaagttaataaagaagtaaagaagtaggAAAAAGGCTCTGTCGTTGCTCAGTGACGTGAACGCATCCGTTGTCATGGTTACTTGTAAACACACCAGGGGAGCAGTGCTAGCTCGGTTAGCTCTGCTAGCTCACTAACCACACGTTGGCCGTCAGTGGCCGTCAGAGACCGTCAGTGGCCGTCAGAGACCGTCAGTGACCGTCAGTTGGAGCAAATGAGCCGCGTCGAGCCACCGCACAAGTCCAGACGTGACGCAGGTCAGCTAACTACAACTGTCTCTGTCCCAACTGTGTCCGTGTCCTCTCCTCCAGAGACGAGTCCACTGTAGTCCAGTTGAGTGCTTGGTACTCTGTGACACctccacgtgtgtgtgtgtgtgtgtgtgtgtgtgtgtgtgtgtgtgtgtgtgtgtgtgtgtgtgtgtgtgtgtgtgtgtgtgtgtgtgtgtgtgtgtgtgtgtagcctctCTGTAGACGTGCGTTGATAGAAGTCACTAAAGCTGCTATAGGAGTTATGTCTGAGTGACGTCACTGAAGTCAAAGTGAGGCCCGCAGTGTCGACATGGCTCAGCCTGCTTGTCACAGGTAGATGTCCTGCCTACAGCAGTATACCAAGTATACCAAGGACAAGTACAACACTACTACCAGTACTCGTGCTCTTACTCGTTTTATGAACTATTCTTAACCTGCAAAGTAGCTGTTAAGTTATCTAACAAATGTGAGAAGGTACAgaaccagtgaaaagtttgttcacaccttctcattcaactactgtgaagaatgtaaaatataaaacatattctggtttgttgagcatttgtttgtttaccacatgattccatatgtgttccttcatagtttggatgtcttcaatattaatctacaatgtagaaaaaaataaaaattaaggaaaaaccattgaatgagaaggtgtgtccaaacttttgactggtactgtaatacaggaaaaaaagtacaatatatccccctgaaatgtagtggagtagaagtataaagtagcattaatGGGATACTCAAGTGTACAAtacttgagtgaatgtactAAGTATCATTccatcacctttttttaaatagttataGTGAAAAGCAAATGTGGATTTAATGCTTTGAATGTCAAGAAGAAATACATAAGAtcttaacaaaaaatattgatcATTCGTTTCCTTTGCAAAGACACATCGAAGTGCTGCAGCAATTTCTTTCCTCAAGGGTCAAGGGCGTCTCTTACACAGCAAAGCTCTTATCCGAATAACTGTATTGAGTCTGTGAAGGAAAACACGGAGGAAGCACGGCACAACacttgcaaaagaaaaaggattatTCACTGTTGGTGTGGCCATGGCAACCATAATCAGGCACTGGTAGATAAAGAGACATGTGCTGAATTGCATAACCATGTCAGTAGTTCAGGTTAATCTTTTTGTCTCtgtatgagtgtttgtgtgtgtgtttgtgagcactGATGTACTTTGCACACAATGAAGTCAAAGctcttttcacttttcaaaatgttaGAGGATCGCAAAAAGCAGAAAATTAATCCATATAATCTGTGCGTGTGTAGCGATTACAGATTACAGAGAGACTTCAAAGTATTGTATCCCTCGGTTTGAAATAATATAACATCAATAGAGCACACACAAACTGTTGCCATTTTACATCATATCTTTCATCTCCTCCAGAGAACAAGAAGCTAAAAACATCAGAGGACATCCAGGTTCTTGCCATTCACCCACAGGACCTCAATAACGTAAGCCCAACACATTAGCTACAATTAGTTGGAAAATGTCTTTGTTcccaaataaaatacaaatcacgtgtgtgtgtggcaccAAGGTATTCACcaaggcttttattttaaagcagtcTTATGTGTAACTGAGAATGCGATGATGTCTGCAGATTCATACACCAAAGCCACCCAAGGGTTGTCAAAAACCAGCGCTCATGGCTTGTGTGCGTAAAACGCGGTCGGCTGGTGAAGTAAGAGATGCTGTGCGAGGGCCGGTGCCTCACCCAGTGAATCTGGATCCATACTCTCAACTTCTCGACTACACAGGTTGGTCAAATTCCTTTGCCCTCATGGATATTTACACACTGTACGGTAGCCTATTCAAATATTTCCTGAAGATAAAAAGAGATCTTATTCTAGTCATAATATGCATCCATGAGGCTAAAATgacagggtttttttctgtcctattcttctctttttcagGATCAGAAGGGCTTCGGTTTGATGACCAAGGGATGGTTCTTCCACACAGCATTCTGGGTAGTTTAGAGGATTTCAGAAGCTATCTGGAGGCCAAAGGGGAGACGGAGGTAAAGTCAGAAAACATAATGGGATCAAGTAAAAGTTGTTTACATACAGCATTTCAAATATGTAAGAGAACTGGCAAACCTGACAATTGCAATTGAACTACATTGACTGTACTGCGTTAGTCACCTCTGGTTCCTTCTCCACCATACAGTTGGTGAACCGCGTCACAAATTCCAGGAGATATGATCCATCCGAGGCCCCATGGAGGCATCATTCTGACGCTGTGGAGAATGGCCATGGGATCCCTTCAGGCCACAGAAACGTTCAGCGTAATGCCCTGCAGCACTGGCATACACATATGACGCAGCGCAGACGGCAGCAGGACTTTTTATCTGGTGAGCTGATTAGAGAATACAGCAACCTGCTCCAGAAAGTCGACATATTAACAGCATCATTACAGCCTttatatgtttcattttaattatttgtgctcttgtgtttgtaattgtattgtttttattgtggacTTATGGTGTCTTCATGTCTGGAGCGCTGGTCCAAACAAAACCAAAGGCAATATATTATTAAAGCCTTGAACCTGATTCAGGAGttcatgaattaataaatcTCTTCCATGCATAATCTAAAATTaggtttaaataaattaaagaggAAGATATGCGCTAATTTATGACAACTATTTGATTTACAAAGTATGCTTTAACTTTCTATCTTCATCTTTATGCATCTGCTGCTCTTTTCAATTCTTTCCAGACTTGCTTGACAGGCCGGTCGAATACTTACTGATGAACCAAGCTGACCATTTCAGAGAAACTCAGGAGAAGAGGGAGCTTCTAAACCAAGTCATGCCACTCATCCACTCTGGATATGTATGACACATCTTTGGTCTTCTGTGTCTTGAGTCATCTGTCAGAATCATatcacttttattatatttctacaAAACAATGGAATGATTTGACCCGTTGCTTCTCTATTCATGTGTGTCCTTACTTCTATGTCTTAGGGTTACCGTGTGGGCAGTGAGTTTTGGAGCCTGCCCCAGCGTTATGGAGATGAAATGAGTGGCATCGCAGCTACTCTGACTCAGACAGAGCAAGGCAGACGGGAGCCTGTCACACATGTAGGACAGCCGAGCAGCATTCGCCAGGAATCAGGTACACGTAGACACCTACGCTGTGTTCAAATTGTTCCCCTCCGCCTTGTTCTCGAAAGTGTTTCTTCTGATTgtgcatttcaaaatatttcaaaataatttgatCTGTGAAGTGACAGTTAAGCTGTCCACTTTCCCCATCAATGAGAAATATTTGATGACCACATTTGGCATTAAGGGCAATACAAAAACATCTTGAAATAAGCtcaggaaagacaaaaaagagcCACTTATTTGGGGGGATTAATATGAACTGAGAGGAACTCTATTCTGACTCTGGCAAATGTTTCATCCTCTAGGAATAATTTGTGCTGAGACTCTGCGTCCAGCCTCTCGGACTTGGGACCAGAGTGAATACCTGCAGCACCAGTGTCAGGAGCTCGGAGAGGTTCTATGGGACATGGACATCAAACAGCCGGTAATGCACCATAAAAAATTATAACACTGAATTTTGCTCTGGCTCAGTAGCACTTCAAATGAACAGAACTGTTCTCTATTTGACCTTTGCAATAGGCCCTTGCTCCCTCTGATTTGCTGTTTTAAACTTGTAACATTTCCTAATAAGTTGGAAAAATATGTCAGGTTGAAAAGGTCAAAAGGTTTTCAACTAAATGTATAGGACCGAGCCAACTGCAGATACAGCAATATAATCATTTATGTTTTGCCGATAAATAACTAAACATTTCAGTACAGAAAAATTTTTTATCCTAAAAAAGCACTAATTAAAACTGACATGCCAGGGGGGCAGcctcagaatataaaaaaaacaaagtgaaataaatacatacaaaataaaaatgattacgcaaatagttaataaaaagaaaaaaggcaacagAACAAATCTAATTGTAAGATTACAGACTTGGTTCACAGGTTCACAGGCAATGCTGTTACATGCATGTAACATGCTGTTAAAGTTTTAAAGGCCTTTTTGGTGGTAcagcttttagttttttgtatagttcaaagttgttttaaaaaacactaaaaagagATCTTTGGCTTTTACACTTATACTTGCGTGTATAAAGTTTGCCTAGATCATTAAGCAGATTCATGAAAAATGCCCATTCCTCAAGTTTAAACAAAGTCATAACTGCGACAGATATTTTATGTTTGAGACCAGCAAAGAttactttcagttttttcaaatgtaaaatgtcccaCTAAAACAAATCTATGAATCAAAACTTTATCAGGTAAACGTTTGCTCCCGTATAGATTTTATCAAGTTAAACAGCTCTCCCTGAGCCAACCACATTATTGGACCACCCGCTGTCCAACCACACAACCCTCTGAAGCTGCTCCCACCCACAGGACACTCTGTCTCTGGAGCTGCTTGCTGCCCATGATCAGGCCGTGTCTTCACAAACAGCCTGTGATTATCCAGCATTGGCAACACTGTTCTTGGTTTCCTGTACAAAGAACAGTACATGGGCAAAGCATCCAAGCACATGCACAAGCACAGCCACACAATTGAACCTACGCATGCAGGCACACGGGCATAAACCTGGTCACATACTGTTGTGCCAAAATGTGATGATATATATTTCATAACCTGCGAAATGTATATTAAGTACAAGCATGCATCATGTGATTAATGAGGCACTGGAGCCCTTCCACAAACACTCGTGTCCGCATAAGGAATGTTTCTGAACAACAGATTGTCCTGTCAGCATCTGACTTGTCCACGGCTTTGGGAAATATGTGTAAAAGGAGAGAGATGGTTAGGACAGGGTGAACCTATTGAGCAAAAATAGAAGAGAGAGGTAGGTAAGtagacgaggaggaagaagaggaatgAGCGGAAGAAAATGAAGCCCCCTGTGTAACTTAAAAGTACATTATAGTTTGAACTTGAGGACGAAGGGGAAAACATTATATGCATGTGCATTGTTTGTGTCACTCTGCCTCTCACATAATGTGACAGTAGAGCTATGTTTTTGGCAGCATTCAGATGTGTAATATTGTAAGGGAGGGGAGGTaaagtaataacacagtgtAAAGCAAATATGAACGTGAAGGACAATGTTTGTGCACATTGTGGTGCTTTAATTTAGCCAACTGGACAGACTGTTCAAAACTGTTCACACAACACCTCGTCCTGTCATATTGAAGGTTGCATCAGACACCTCATATTTTACTCTATCGATGCACTTTCTGGATGCAAGTGGATAGGACATACATATCATGAAAAGGACTTTGGCTATTATTTTTCAATGACAGGAATCAGGACGTTGAATGGACATACAAAGCTGACCACCTCTTTCACAACCACCTCTCTGTGTCACTTTGAATACAGGAAATCGATGGACTGGAGGTTATTGGCTGTAGCAAGCCATTCACTTTTGTCTCAGTGTGTCGTGGTGACCTactggagaaggaggaagaggagacagagcatgagaagatgaagaaggagaacCTGTAAGCTGTGCTTTATTGATTTCAAAGGcactaaaaaacacaatgagagAATCCACAGTCATTAATTTAATGCTGCATTAATTAAGTTGGGCAGTGCCATGTgacctatatatatatgtatgtgtgtgtatatatatataaaaaatatatatatatataaaaatatatatatataaaaatatgtggatatattttctattaatgTGGGACTCAGTTGTCCTCATGTTATAATGTTACACGTATCTCAAACTTATGTTGTGGAAATGGTTTCTGTTGTCACTGCCAAAATTTCCAGTTGAACAAGGAACGCTTGAATGCGTCATTGCATCCTCGTGGGCTGTGTACTTTGAAGGATCCAACCCCTGAACCGGGACACAGCTACATGACTGCCTGACTCATTTACATATTGTCTAACTGGATTGGTACTTCTGCGTTCTCATTGTCTTCCACAGTGACCCACTGGCACAGCATGATGCTGTTCAGTCAGAGGCTCTGCTCATTCCTGCCTTGAGATTCTGTGGTCAGCTTGCTAGCTGGACTGGAAACTCCACCACAAACCAGGTATAAGAAACACCTTCACATAAGAGAAGGTTgcaaaagaacatttatttggGGACATTTCGGTGCTAGACCTTCATCAGGCAAATGCTTTGTAACTATGAGAAGCCACCTTAAATAGGGAGTGGCTGCAAGTCTGCAACCACTCACACATTTCAAACCTCCCATTTCATAGTAAGGCATAAATACAAGACAATTTACTCTATAGCAATCACCAATATCAACGAATATATACATACCTCCACAATAAATACAGCAAAGCCTCACAAAATACCATGCAAACACGTAATCAATGTATAGATATGTTAAACAGCAATAATCAAATATACTCTTATCCGATCAAGGCCAAATGCCTAAAATTAAGAAGGTCCCTATAAATTGATAATACAAGTCCCAAGAGGTAattgcagtgaaaaaaatgcacattattaTCGGGTTACATTAGTGGATGAACCTCACTTAACACTAGATTCAAAGTTAACAATAACAAATTTACTTAGAACAATAGACATCAGGGCCTCAAAATGCAGCATTaatgcatacatatatacatggaCACAATCAAAGGTCAAATTGGTAAATGAAC
Protein-coding sequences here:
- the rasd2b gene encoding dexamethasone-induced Ras-related protein 1, which encodes MTRMSHWVEDGLYKDDYISLPAGDKLMKGQIADSAHFVAWSQGPTMERGSSIISTQTTSIPVSCSTTDGPCTGSSTVLLSYKNASQHLTSLGIKTGLGILKVASSQWKQDKKTRSGVRPLSTANSSHPCKKSTLDHLAALVLHGQIRQQHIGEEQAKTKPQNCKRIVVLGAPRVGKTSILRRYFRDGFVEDYSPTSEDFLRKLFRIRGETYQIDVLDASRERAFPAKRRLSILTGDIFLLVFSLDDRSSFDEVCALRSEILAAKSKLTKSSVPLVVCANKMDIPKSDRGISKAEVLEVLGDDCAYFETSAKESTNLEKVFETLATLGGLPTETGPSLHRKLSLRSYQAMRTGRVSGTGSHTPGGRDEACGALHPLARRPSFSTDLRQVIGPHTARKTGKALEKCQIQ